In Primulina huaijiensis isolate GDHJ02 chromosome 6, ASM1229523v2, whole genome shotgun sequence, a single window of DNA contains:
- the LOC140978756 gene encoding protein LURP-one-related 8-like, with translation MLLFLKSSSRTVHHYPDQESGIEINNYSDDIDHQRCCTSLTVWSKSLVFGCNGFTVIGSDGNLVYRVDNYSDNPNQIVLMDGSGNPIFTICRRKKLRLVDDNWLVYNGEVGKYCDKSSRKPIFCVKKNVNILKTKKLSAIAYVYNDGSTASSKRCAYMIEGSYKHRSCKILDETRQVVAEIKRKQASTGGVSFGLEVFVLVVNAAFDPGFAMAIVLLLDQMFH, from the exons ATGCTTCTTTTCTTGAAATCTTCATCAAGAACAGTCCATCATTATCCTGATCAAGAATCTGGAATAGAGATTAACAATTACAGTGATGATATTGATCATCAACGATGCTGCACTTCACTTACTGTGTGGAGCAAATCACTTGTTTTCGGCTGCAATGGCTTCACTGTGATTGGATCAGATGGGAATCTAGTGTACAGGGTTGACAATTACTCTGACAACCCTAATCAGATCGTTCTCATGGATGGATCAGGAAATCCCATTTTCACCATTTGTCGTCGCAag AAGCTGAGGCTAGTAGATGACAACTGGCTAGTCTACAATGGAGAAGTAGGCAAATATTGCGATAAATCTTCAAGAAAACCAATCTTTTGTGTGAAGAAAAatgtaaatattttgaaaacaaaaaaactaAGTGCTATTGCATATGTTTATAACGATGGGAGTACTGCTTCTTCTAAGAGATGCGCGTATATGATCGAGGGATCGTACAAGCACCGTTCGTGCAAGATTTTGGATGAAACGAGACAGGTCGTAGCTGAGATCAAGAGGAAACAGGCATCGACAGGAGGCGTATCGTTCGGTCTCGAAGTATTTGTTCTCGTTGTGAATGCTGCATTTGATCCTGGATTTGCCATGGCAATTGTATTACTTCTTGATCAAATGTTTCactaa